CATTAGAAAGAAGGACCTTGATGAGCACCACTATTTTATCATTCCAGAACCGTGTTGTCATTGAAACGCTTCATAATGAAGGACGTTCCTTGCGATACATCGCTAACTACTTAGGCTTTAGTAAGACCACCATCTTTAACGAACTTCACCGGCTAAATAGTGAGTACCAGGCTGGGCTAGCGCAAACTGACTTTGAACGAAAGGTTAGTCAACGGGGGCGGAAGTCTTCGCTCACTAAAAAACTTAAACACTTGATCGAGGGAAAGATTCAAGTCCAGAAGTGGTCCCCTGAACAAGTTGCCCATGTGGTGGGGATTGCCTACAAGACGGTCTATAACTGGATTGATCAAGGATGGCTTGATATACAGTTGACCGATTTGCCTGATCATGGAATTCGTCGTCATCGTGCTAAAGAAAAGCGTGGTACGTTCAATCACGGCCGCTCCATTGAGGATCGGCCTCATAAAGTCGAAACTCGCCAGGAATTCGGCCACTTTGAAGCTGATACCGTACTTTCTGGTAAACGTAAAGGTCAAGCTGTGGCTACTTTTGTGGAGCGTAAGAGTCGCCTGACAATTGTTAAACGGCTCCATGGTCGCGACAGTCAGTCCATGACTCAAGCCGTACTTGAACTAGCTAGTCAACTTCAAGACAAGCTCAAGACGCTTACCGTAGATCATGGTAAAGAGTTCGCTAACTATCAGACAATTGAACGGCGAACTGGTACACAGGTTTATTTTGCCCATGCCTATTCACCGCATGAAAGAGGCAGTAATGAGAACCGTAACCGAGTTTTGCGGCGCTTTATTCCCAAAGGCCAAGCCATTGAAGAACTAAGTGATCACCAATTGGTTCAAATTAATTGGTATTTGAATTCACGGCCACTTAAATGTCTTAATTGGCATACACCAATCGAGATCTTCTTGCTTAATTTACGTCATTAAATTCGTTCAAGTTATTTCTTGCAATCTGCCGTTTGAATAAATTGCATTTCATGTTAGGATTATAACAATCATAGAGGAATCAGTTACATAACACAAGAGGAGGGGTTTTCGATGCGCCATTATTATAAACTCACGTTAACGGTCAGTGTCGGGATCATTGCGCTAATTCTTCAGTTTGGCTTTCACCAACAGCTGGCTGCCCAGCTGATTATTACGTTGTGGGGCTCCGTTATGGCCCTATCAATGCTGGTTGAGATGGTCAAAACGTTACGGTCCGGTAAGTACGGCGTCGACCTACTTGCAATCACTGCCATCGTCGCCACCCTGGCTGTCAGCGAGTATTGGGCCGGCCTAGTGGTCCTAATCATGCTGACCGGTGGGGATTCTTTGGAGGACTACGCTGCTAAGCGTGCCAACACCGAATTAAAGGCTTTGCTCGATAATTCACCACGGACCGCACACCGCATTCAGAACGAACAGTTAACCGATATTGCGGTCGAAGACGCGGTCGTGGGGGATCAGTTAGTGGTTAAGCCTGGCGAACTGGTGCCCGTCGATGGTCACTTGATCGATGGCACTGCCATGTTTGACGAATCTTCACTGACTGGGGAATCCAAGCCGGTTGAAAAAGCCGTCGGTGATGATTTAATGTCCGGAGCGGTCAACGGCGATAGTGCCGTTACGATGATCGTTGACAAGCTCGCCGCCGATAGCCAGTACCAGCAACTGGTCAAGTTGGTGAAAGAATCTGAATCACGCCCCGCCAAGTTCGTACGGTTAGCCGATCGGTACGCGGTTCCGTTTACCTTAGTTGCGTACGTGATTGCGGGCATCGCTTGGCTCATCAGCGGTGATCCGCACCGGTTCGCCGAAGTTCTGGTCGTAGCTTCACCGTGTCCATTAATTCTGGCCGCACCAGTCGCCCTCGTCTCAGGCATGAGTCGCACTAGCCGGAACGGGATCGTCGTTAAAACTGGTGACATGCTTGAAAAAATGTCGACTGCCAAATCGGCCGCCTTTGATAAGACCGGAACGATCACTAGCGGCCAACTAACCGTGAATGACATCGTTCCCCAGGCTGGTTTTACCCCAGATCAGATTTTACACTTGGCCGCCAGTGCCGAACAAAATTCCAGCCACATTTTAGCCCGTTCCTTAGTTAAATTTGCCAACGACCAACCCCTCAGCCCCGTCGCCGACCTCGAAGAAGTCACCGGTAACGGGGTCACCGCCACGGTCGACAACGCCGTCGTTAAAGTCGGGAAGCTAAAATTCGTCGATCCAGCAACCACGACGGCACCACTCGCACAAACGGCGATTTACGTCGCCGTTGATGGCCGTTACGCCGGCTACGTGACCTTTATCGACAACGTTCGGCCAGAAGCCGCTGCCACGTTACAAGCCCTGCACGCTGAAGGCGTTAAAAACGTGATGATGCTGACCGGGGACCAACAAGCGATTGCCGACAACATTGCCGAAGCCGTCGGAATCGATACGGTGGCTGCCGATTTACTTCCGGCGGACAAGATCAAGCACTTAAAGGCCGTTACTAAGGATGAACGTCCGGTTATCATGGTCGGCGACGGGGTCAACGACGCCCCATCACTGGCCGTGGCGGACGTCGGCATCGCCATGGGGGCGCACGGTTCCACCGCGGCCAGTGAATCGGCCGACGTCGTGATTTTAAAGGACGACCTCAGCCGCGTGGTCACCGCGATTCAAATTGCCAAAGACACCATGCAAGTGGCTAAGCAGGCCGTTTGGATTGGGATCGCCATCTGTACGATTCTAATGCTGATTGCCAGTACCGGGATCATCCCGGCCCTCTTCGGCGCAATGCTTCAAGAAGTCGTTGACACGGTTTCGATTCTTTGGGCACTCCGAGCTTTACGTGACCGCCCAAATTCCAACGTTAAACCGCTCAAACCAACGACCGTACACCAAAACTAAGGACGTGACACTATGCCCCAATTACCCGAATGGCTCCAAAATTATGAGTAAGGTTGGCGATCTATTAGGAATTAATTATCTAGGTACTCATACAATGCGCAAAACTGGGGCTTATCGTGTTTATACGCAATCAAATTACAATATTGGCCTAGTCATGCACCTACTAAATCACTCAAGTGAAGCCATGACTTTAGCTTATTTAGGCTTGGATCAAGCAAGTACAGAAAACATGTTGAACCAAATTGATTTTGGGTAAATTGGTAGATTGCAAATTTAATCCGAATTTTTGGACAAATTTGTCAGCATAACCTGATACGGTGTTTGCCAGTCGAGTATTTTAAGCGGTCGCTGGTTAATTTGGAGTAACGTCGTCGTTAAATCTTGAGCACTAATGTGCTCAAAACGAGTCCCTTTAGGATAAAAATAACGTAAATTCCGATTAAAGCGTTCATTACTACCACGTTCAGCTGGCGTATAAGCATGGCAGTAATAGGTCTTAATACCATATTGTGATTCAAGTGATACTAGCCCACTAAACTCAGTGCCACGGTCCACAGTAAAGCTGTGCACCGGACCATTAAAAGTGGTTAGGAACTTAGTTAGTGCTTCATTAACAGTCGCTGTCGTCCGATCTTTTAACCGGTATGCCCAAAGGAACCGTGATTTTCGATCGATTAAAGTTAATAAAACTGCCTTACTATGCCCACGAGGACCAACGACTGTATCTAGTTCAAAATCGCCGATGCGATTACGTTGATTAATCATCATGGGACGCTGTTCAATTGATCGCCCCAAAGATTGATTATATTTGGATCGTTGGTCAACGTTACGCCGTTGGCGTACGCCATGTTCAGGTAGATCATTCAAGGAGAAACCAATTCTCCCCTGATTTAGCCAATTATAAATAGATTTAGTAGCTAGTTTAAATTCGTGAGCAATCATTCCTGGTGACCAGCTTAGACGTAAATGGTTGAGAATTTTTTGCTTTAACTCATCGCTCAGCTTAGTTTTCCGACCACATCGTGATCGCTTGTATTCGGCATCTGTTTGTGCTAATTCAGCCTGATAAGGTTGACATCGAGATAATTCATAAGAAATTGTTGACGGTGATCGGTTCAGCCGAACGCCCATTTGGATATTGGACAGCCCTAGTTCACAAAAGATTTCGATTTTAATTCGTTCGGAATAGGTTATACTAGACAAAAGATCAGCTCCTAAAAGATGGGTTTGTGGTAAACACCATTTTAAAGGAAGCTGATCTTTTTTGTCCGAACAGCGTTCGGATTAATTTTACAATCTACCATAAATCAACCTTTCTTGGCTTAGTCCGCTTACGTATGCCTTCTAGATCTGTCCGGATTAATTCAAATTGTTCACGAGAGATATCGCTACTATAATGGTGTGCAAAGCTTTTCATGGATTAAAAACTCCTGTTTTTGATCTAATTTAACTAAAATCAAATCGAATGTCAAAGTATCCAAACACGTTCTAATAGCGAATCAGCTGTCGGGTCTGGTTTATCTCGCCACATATCGTAATAGCGGTAGACGGTATGCCATTCCGGGAAATCGTGCGGTAATTCACGCCATTGACACCCTGTAGTAAGCGAGTAAAGGATGGCATTGAATACGTCATAAAGATCATAACGACGCGGTCTTGTATGCTTGCGGAAGTTTTCTAAATCAGGTTGTATTAACGCAAATTGCGCTCGAGAAATATTGCTTGGATAATCTGGCATGACAAACTCCTCAGTCGGTTTTCCACAATTCTACCAGATTCAGCAGATACTAGACAGGTTCTTAGGACTAAAAAATAAGTTAAATGATTTACACCATGAAATCAGTAATCGAACGCAAAAACAACTGAAAGCATTTGCTAAACAGAATCCAGAAATTAAACAACCAGATTCTGAACCTGATCAAAGCCTAAAACGTTAGCCAGTTTTTAAGGGACATGCTATAATGTAATAGAAAAAGGAAGTCCCGCTAGAACAGGGCTTCCCATGTAGAGCCGTTAAAGACGGTGGCAGATTTTAACGATATTTAATAACCGCTAGCTGACCAGAGCTAAGGCGGTTATTTTTTTTGCTGACTTTTGATCAGCTCAACAATTAATGCGATTAAGGCCACGATAAAAGTACCGAAAGCCAGCATTAATTGTAAAGCGTCCGCAACGGACACCTAGGCTACTCCTTTCGTTAGGATTTATGGGCTTTAAAGGTTTAACACCATAAGCACCACCTCCGATTGGAAATAGCCACCGCCTTAACTTCTCTACAAAATACCATTATACAGGGAATCTATATCACTATCCAAGTTTTCAAACAAATTTGCCTGATCGCTATATTACTAGTGAGAACCAATTTAAACGGATTAACTTTCAGGTTAATCCTTATATTACTAGTAGGACACGGACAAAATTTGAAAGAAGGCTTTAAAACTTGGTGGCGTAGAACAGTAAGGCGCTTGATAATTATAAAAATAATAATACAAATGCAAACAAATAAGAAAGAAGATTTTATAATGTTGAAAGTTATACAATTATTTATAGGTCAATCATGGGAACTAATTTTAAATATCATCCAATGGATTAGCATTAACATATCGGTAGGTTGGTTAGCATTCGGATTAGCAGTAATAACATTTTTAAGAAATCGTCACAGGAAGCTGAGACAATCTTTTGAATACTCCTCAGGAAACAACAATTTTGAAACAGCTATTTCCATATATAATGACAGTTTAGGAACTGAAGCGTCTCAACTGCTAGGAATAATGGTTACAGACAAGAAATTCTATCTATATCGAAAGTTGTTGCCATACATCATTCGAGTAAAACTTAGATTGTGCAAAGACAGCAATAGTAAGACTACGCATACGACAAGGTCTTGGACATATCGCTTATTTTTATTGTTTATAGATAAGATAAAGTCTAAGAACTATAAAAAGCAATATGAAGATAAGGACTTATATCCTTAC
Above is a window of Lactiplantibacillus paraplantarum DNA encoding:
- a CDS encoding IS30 family transposase, yielding MSTTILSFQNRVVIETLHNEGRSLRYIANYLGFSKTTIFNELHRLNSEYQAGLAQTDFERKVSQRGRKSSLTKKLKHLIEGKIQVQKWSPEQVAHVVGIAYKTVYNWIDQGWLDIQLTDLPDHGIRRHRAKEKRGTFNHGRSIEDRPHKVETRQEFGHFEADTVLSGKRKGQAVATFVERKSRLTIVKRLHGRDSQSMTQAVLELASQLQDKLKTLTVDHGKEFANYQTIERRTGTQVYFAHAYSPHERGSNENRNRVLRRFIPKGQAIEELSDHQLVQINWYLNSRPLKCLNWHTPIEIFLLNLRH
- a CDS encoding heavy metal translocating P-type ATPase, whose translation is MRHYYKLTLTVSVGIIALILQFGFHQQLAAQLIITLWGSVMALSMLVEMVKTLRSGKYGVDLLAITAIVATLAVSEYWAGLVVLIMLTGGDSLEDYAAKRANTELKALLDNSPRTAHRIQNEQLTDIAVEDAVVGDQLVVKPGELVPVDGHLIDGTAMFDESSLTGESKPVEKAVGDDLMSGAVNGDSAVTMIVDKLAADSQYQQLVKLVKESESRPAKFVRLADRYAVPFTLVAYVIAGIAWLISGDPHRFAEVLVVASPCPLILAAPVALVSGMSRTSRNGIVVKTGDMLEKMSTAKSAAFDKTGTITSGQLTVNDIVPQAGFTPDQILHLAASAEQNSSHILARSLVKFANDQPLSPVADLEEVTGNGVTATVDNAVVKVGKLKFVDPATTTAPLAQTAIYVAVDGRYAGYVTFIDNVRPEAAATLQALHAEGVKNVMMLTGDQQAIADNIAEAVGIDTVAADLLPADKIKHLKAVTKDERPVIMVGDGVNDAPSLAVADVGIAMGAHGSTAASESADVVILKDDLSRVVTAIQIAKDTMQVAKQAVWIGIAICTILMLIASTGIIPALFGAMLQEVVDTVSILWALRALRDRPNSNVKPLKPTTVHQN
- a CDS encoding IS30-like element ISLpl1 family transposase, whose product is MSSITYSERIKIEIFCELGLSNIQMGVRLNRSPSTISYELSRCQPYQAELAQTDAEYKRSRCGRKTKLSDELKQKILNHLRLSWSPGMIAHEFKLATKSIYNWLNQGRIGFSLNDLPEHGVRQRRNVDQRSKYNQSLGRSIEQRPMMINQRNRIGDFELDTVVGPRGHSKAVLLTLIDRKSRFLWAYRLKDRTTATVNEALTKFLTTFNGPVHSFTVDRGTEFSGLVSLESQYGIKTYYCHAYTPAERGSNERFNRNLRYFYPKGTRFEHISAQDLTTTLLQINQRPLKILDWQTPYQVMLTNLSKNSD
- a CDS encoding putative holin-like toxin, which produces MLAFGTFIVALIALIVELIKSQQKK